In Daphnia pulicaria isolate SC F1-1A chromosome 9, SC_F0-13Bv2, whole genome shotgun sequence, a single genomic region encodes these proteins:
- the LOC124313114 gene encoding heavy metal-associated isoprenylated plant protein 32-like, which produces MTKAFLICTLLLLVTQYTASSDADQKKEDTVDQKKSNENDEYKAQLESGKSIKGEGPFVVNAEQLPADARDEVMKLLNTQYRLSQERKQQSEKKAQQVQPEFKQDDLLEDGPQLSEDETFDPELASGIAELLTRMAVEDEDGNQYLDLAELPAELREPVSSYLMRQQQDEEQMQLDDLVKEQIKVEAEENNKPSVPVSPTLIKQHGSQVGGLLGSLIGGAVGGYPAYGNPGANYGGYGGYGGNYHGGYRPQYGGYPQYGQQYGGYPGGGHYQHHHHGYGYPAYPGVGQSYGNRPQRPHGVIVSREQLATLLAADPTLAEFVYPLSLNAAAAAGPMPGYHFGQPSSYNRQQPKPQQFYQSANPLAAYYQQFLQSQQYQPLTSEKFGPAGRFQPPTTITQQQPRPFGYYPKPSAASALDRYRF; this is translated from the exons TCATCTGCACg TTGTTGCTATTGGTGACGCAATATACGGCCAGTTCGGATGCCGACCAGAAGAAAGAGGATACCGTCgaccaaaagaaatcaaacgaAAACGACGAATACAAGGCCCAACTCGAATCGGGAAAGAGCATCAAAGGTGAGGGACCTTTTGTCGTCAACGCCGAGCAATTGCCGGCCGACGCCCGTGATGAGGTCATGAAGCTGTTGAACACCCAGTACCGATTGTCCCAGGAGAGGAAACAACAGTCTGAAAAGAAAGCGCAACAGGTGCAACCGGAATTCAAACAAGACGACCTATTAGAAGATGGGCCACAATTATCGGAAGACGAAACGTTCGATCCGGAATTGGCGTCCGGAATTGCCGAGCTGTTGACCCGCATGGCCGTCGAAGATGAAGATGGTAACCAGTACCTCGACTTGGCCGAACTTCCCGCCGAGCTCCGGGAACCCGTTTCCAGCTATTTGATGAGGCAACAACAGGATGAGGAACAAATGCAATTGGACGATCTCGTCAAGGAGCAGATCAAGGTGGAAgcggaagaaaacaacaagccATCCGTCCCGGTCTCACCTACGCTCATCAAACAGCACGGCAGCCAAGTGGGAGGACTTTTAGGTAGTTTGATTGGCGGAGCTGTCGGAGGCTATCCAG CTTACGGCAACCCTGGAGCTAATTACGGCGGATACGGTGGATACGGCG GCAACTACCACGGTGGCTACCGGCCCCAGTATGGCGGATATCCTCAATACGGACAGCAATACGGAGGTTATCCCGGCGGAGGACATTACCAACATCATCACCATGGTTACGGTTACCCTGCCTATCCAGGAGTGGGACAGTCCTATGGCAACCGTCCCCAACGACCCCATGGTGTCATCGTCAGTCGCGAACAATTGGCCACTTTGTTGGCCGCTGATCCTACCCTGGCCGAATTCGTTTATCCCTTATCCctgaatgctgctgctgctgctggacctaTGCCCGGCTATCATTTCGGCCAGCCCAGCAGTTACAACAGACAACAACCTAAACCTCAACAGTTTTACCAATCCGCTAATCCTTTGGCCGCCTATTACCAGCAATTCCTCCAGTCTCAGCAATATCAACCCCTCACTAGCGAGAAATTCGGCCCAGCTGGACGATTCCAACCGCCAACAACAATcacacaacaacagccaagGCCCTTCGGCTACTACCCCAAACCATCCGCCGCTTCCGCACTCGACCGTTATCGTTTTTAA